One stretch of Podospora bellae-mahoneyi strain CBS 112042 chromosome 2, whole genome shotgun sequence DNA includes these proteins:
- a CDS encoding hypothetical protein (EggNog:ENOG503P6XE) gives MELGKSRHAPWNRGKATPPTVHSSNYRSTSLTVNPAPTSSTTTTTIYLSDNNIIANPIYPTPQSRSHPPPSSHTPNPHKSTALRAALELSRYRKILRRLQWKSQFLDSGYQLATHRLSQDPQQVAERELMFKLDFFEYYMLIERAVVHLLAVFGVDIDRHTISESSRDVSPVKQSQGQRLGLSGSRWGRDGNNRSNHRYHANVLEALDKPHNPLHGILGQGEVRKQLGRAKDLRNRWKTAGEEIDDGGFLGQQQPREWQMTKKIAAPLETYDLSNMLRAISGGFGEAGRLAEEYVMSFESVMMSGGEGSGDMVMADENGEPMLDWGAAIRNEETQWDFMVDAMDWEAV, from the coding sequence ATGGAGCTAGGCAAATCCCGCCATGCACCTTGGAATAGAGGGAAAGCCACGCCGCCAACAGTACACTCCAGCAACTACCGGTCAACCTCGCTAACCGTCAATCCTGCGCCCACTTCATCCacaactaccaccaccatctacCTCTctgacaacaacatcatcgccaaccccaTATATCCCACCCCTCAGAGCcgctcccacccaccaccatcctcacatacccccaacccccacaaATCCACCGCCCTCAGAGCGGCCCTAGAACTCTCCCGTTACCGCAAGATCCTCCGTCGCCTTCAATGGAAGTCACAATTCCTCGACAGCGGCTACCAACTCGCCACCCACCGCCTCAGCCAGGACCCCCAGCAAGTAGCTGAACGAGAGCTAATGTTCAAACTGGACTTTTTCGAGTACTACATGCTCATAGAGCGAGCGGTAGTTCATCTCCTCGCCGTCTTTGGCGTAGACATTGACCGGCACACCATCTCAGAATCCAGCCGTGACGTTTCACCGGTGAAACAGAGTCAAGGCCAGAGACTCGGTCTTTCAGGTAGTCGCTGGGGCCGAGATGGTAACAACAGATCCAACCACCGATATCACGCCAACGTCCTCGAAGCCTTGGATAaaccccacaaccccctccatgGGATCCTTGGACAGGGAGAGGTGAGGAAGCAACTTGGGAGGGCGAAGGATCTTCGGAATAGGTGGAAGACAGccggggaggagattgacgaCGGGGGCTTCCTAGGTCAGCAACAGCCGAGGGAATGGcagatgacgaagaagataGCGGCGCCGTTGGAGACGTATGATTTGTCTAATATGTTGAGGGCGATCTcgggtgggtttggggaggcggggcggttggcggaggagtaTGTCATGAGCTTTGagtcggtgatgatgagcggtggggagggaagcgGTGATATGGTCATGGCtgatgagaatggggagCCGATGCTGGATTGGGGGGCGGCGATTAGGAATGAGGAGACACAGTGGGATTTTATGGTGGATGCAATGGATTGGGAGGCGGTTTGA
- a CDS encoding hypothetical protein (EggNog:ENOG503P2AT; COG:I) → MPLHGYSFKRCCLHSKSSCLHFIFAIIPPLPTKQITHQPTDQTTTNKTYRLSPPIPHSSPSLTQFMSHTMSPPFPDPLILPPLNPPHSFTLVLLHGRGNSPSSLLPFCSPLQQSFPSLKIILPTAPKSRATIYARSLITQWFDGWHLDSPASVLNPGQDEWRSIDGLQQTTSYLHDLLRQEIALVGGDSRRMFLGGLSQGCAASLMALLLWEGEPLGRCVGMCGWLPFVRTVQRATKDFASRKGDTEEDEFDPFGGNGEDDEDKPQDVEAAAVQALRESLELEGNSPITRPNSFDTPVFLAHGTEDDKVLIAHGKEAASTLSELSVNTSWNEYPGLGHWFYPEMITDITAFLNINTAQLLPMAISQSIHPAQSQVKAGASVVNSQHIYSVAVPRRRPASAAVGRVPARHRLSASNKGEIPNVALLLPAVLPDKTVHAIRAGDRLEAAVGVVIADVVRDCWRVCQLASGKWRETKGGDRNEGLPVVADAAAARVKMLKILEKCIMVEYRKLCLLKKRNDASE, encoded by the exons ATGCCCCTGC ATGGGTATAGCTTCAAGCGCTGTTGTTTGCATTCCAAATCTTCCTGCCTTCATTTCATCTTCGCGATCATACCGCCTCTGCCGACAAAGCAaatcacccaccaaccaacagaCCAAACCACAACGAACAAAACCTATCGTCTCTCCCCTCCAATTCCCcattcttccccctctctcacCCAATTCATGTCCCACACAATgtctcctcccttccccgaccctctcatcctcccccctctcaacccccctcacagCTTCAcactcgtcctcctccacggcagaggcaactccccctcctccctcctccctttctgctctcccctccaacaatcGTTTCCTTCTCTCaaaatcatcctccccaccgccccaAAGTCCCGAGCAACAATCTACGCCCgctccctcatcacccaatGGTTCGACGGCTGGCACCTCGACTCCCCCGCCTCGGTCCTCAACCCAGGCCAGGACGAGTGGAGGTCTATTGACGGACTTCAACAGACCACATCATATCTCCATGATCTACTCAGACAGGAAATTGcgctggtgggtggtgactcgaggaggatgttcCTCGGCGGGTTGAGTCAAGGGTGTGCAGCTTCGTTGATGGCTTTGCTGCTTTGGGAAGGGGAACCACTAGGCCGCTGCGTGGGAATGTGCGGATGGTTGCCTTTTGTTAGGACAGTTCAAAGGGCGACGAAAGACTTCGCTAGCAGAAAGGGTGACACCGAAGAAGATGAGTTTGACCCATTTGGGGGTaatggtgaggatgatgaggacaagCCGCAAGATGtcgaagctgctgctgtgcaGGCTTTGCGAGAAAGTCTGGAGCTGGAAGGCAACAGTCCTATCACTCGTCCAAATTCCTTTGATACACCTGTGTTTCTGGCGCATGGAACCGAAGATGACAAAGTCCTCATCGCTCATGGCAAAGAGGCAGCATCGACTCTCTCAGAACTAAGCGTCAACACCTCCTGGAACGAATACCCAGGTCTCGGCCACTGGTTCTATCCCGAAATGATCACAGACAtcaccgccttcctcaa catcaacacGGCCCAGCTCCTGCCCATGGCCATTAGTCAGAGCATCCATCCCGCGCAATCCCAAGTTAAGGCCGGAGCCAGTGTGGTCAATAGCCAGCACATATATAGTGTTGCCGTTCCACGTCGCCGACCAGCAAGTGCCGCAGTTGGGAGAGTTCCAGCCCGCCACCGCCTGAGCGCCTCCAATAAAGGGGAAATTCCTAACGTCGCCCTGCTTCTTCCAGCCGTACTTCCAGATAAGACCGTTCATGCCATCCGAGCAGGCGACCGACTCGAGGCTGCGGTTGGGGTCGTCATAGCCGATGTCGTAAGAGACTGTTGGAGGGTGTGTCAGTTGGCATCGGGGAAGTGGCGAGAGACGAAAGGAGGTGATCGGAATGAGGGCTTACCTGTGGTTGCCGACGCCGCGGCAGCAAGAGTGAAGATGCTGAAGATCTTGGAGAAGTGCATAATGGTGGAATATCGCAAGTTGTGCCttttgaagaagagaaatgATGCGTCTGAATGA
- a CDS encoding hypothetical protein (COG:S; EggNog:ENOG503P3ZT) has protein sequence MHFSKIFSIFTLAAAASATTVSYDIGYDDPNRSLESVACSDGMNGLIWKYGWKKQGDVRNFPFIGGAQAVAGWNSPNCGTCWSATWNGNTIYVLAIDHTGSGLNLGLRGMDALTNGHGQELGRVDAVVAQVPISRCGL, from the exons ATGCACTTCTCCAAGATCTTCAGCATCTTCACTCTTGCTGCCGCGGCGTCGGCAACCACAG TCTCTTACGACATCGGCTATGACGACCCCAACCGCAGCCTCGAGTCGGTCGCCTGCTCGGATGGCATGAACGGTCTTATCTGGAAGTACGGCTGGAAGAAGCAGGGCGACGTTAGGAATTTCCCCTTTATTGGAGGCGCTCAGGCGGTGGCGGGCTGGAACTCTCCCAACTGCGGCACTTGCTGGTCGGCGACGTGGAACGGCAACACTATATATGTGCTGGCTATTGACCACACTGGCTCCGGCCTTAACTTGGGATTGCGCGGGATGGATGCTCTGACTAATGGCCATGGGCAGGAGCTGGGCCgtgttgatgctgttgttgctcaGGTGCCTATCAGTCGGTGCGGTCTCTAG
- the RBT7 gene encoding Ribonuclease T2 precursor (RNase T2) (COG:A; EggNog:ENOG503NV66), with product MAPSLRDIVSQATSFISQLPLLGGGSDSFQPPSDVSFYDPLTSGPSCPIDGPVSCHNSTPIAEPNSCCFVYPGGKILLTQFWDQQVHAGGAEEDWTLHGLWPDLCDGTYDQFCNMTPQYHNITAVLEQHGQHELVQFMDRYWLASSGPNSRLWEHEFNKHGTCINTLAPACYGDSHKPGLEVVDYFQRAAALFRTLDTYHALQTAGIVPRPRKHYPLADVQAALEKYSGGKVVLRCGGRRDVLHEAWYVYFIRGSLQTGDFIPAQDRGGKEEDAGNCAPWIKYLPKRHPRGADL from the exons ATGGCGCCCTCTCTGCGCGACATCGTCTCACAAGCCACGAGCTTCAtctcccaactcccactcctcggcggcggcagtgaTAGCTTCCAACCACCGAGCGATGTCTCCTTCTACGATCCCCTCACCAGCGGCCCATCATGTCCCATCGATGGCCCGGTGAGCTGCCACAACAGCACACCGATTGCAGAGCCCAACTCGTGTTGCTTTGTCTACCCCGGCGGCAAGATCCTCCTCACGCAGTTTTGGGATCAGCAAGTCCATGCTGggggtgccgaggaggactGGACTCTTCACGGGCTATG GCCCGACCTCTGCGATGGCACCTACGACCAGTTCTGCAACATGACTCCGCAGTACCACAACATCACTGCCGTTCTAGAGCAGCACGGTCAGCATGAACTCGTTCAGTTCATGGATCGGTATTGGCTGGCATCCTC GGGACCAAACTCCAGACTGTGGGAGCACGAGTTCAACAAGCACGGCACATGCATCAACACTCTTGCCCCTGCGTGCTATGGCGACTCGCATAAACCGGggctggaggtggttgattACTTTCAGCGCGCTGCCGCCCTCTTTCGGACGCTGGATACCTACCACGCTCTTCAAACCGCCGGGATCGTCCCCCGCCCGAGGAAGCACTACCCTCTTGCTGATGTCCAGGCCGCTCTGGAGAAGTACAGTGGCGGGAAAGTGGTGCTCCGCTGCGGTGGACGTCGCGATGTGCTCCACGAGGCCTGGTATGTCTACTTTATCAGGGGCAGCTTGCAGACCGGAGACTTCATTCCGGCTCAGGACCGCGGTGGCAAGGAGGAAGACGCTGGCAACTGTGCCCCCTGGATCAAGTACCTGCCCAAGAGGCACCCAAGAGGAGCGGACTTGTAA
- a CDS encoding hypothetical protein (COG:C; COG:H; EggNog:ENOG503P4YD) has product MDDNPKVENPATDCDVLIVGGGPVGMALALELVLHQVSFRIVDKLHAPSPTSRALIIQPRTLELFSRYGAAEELIPRGRILQGMALCLDGKPAGAIALNQFKASDTRFPLPLNISQAETERFLLESLSSHGVNIERSLTATSIVQDDKVITTQLQSHDGKVEAVRSKYVIGCDGARSVVRQAGEGMVWKGSSYPQSFLLCDVQIRNNLRRQDQGLLQISREGMFAIFPIRQDLFRIVVSGPAATFDQQGDTSSVPTLEHFQSLFDKFTPPGSGTLEDPVWISRFRLHLKGVNKYRDRRIFVAGDAAHISSPVGGKGMNTGIQDAINLGWKLAFVLQGQVQDPDAFLDTYHIERHPIGQELLSSTDRMFTFMTSTNRFFIPIRNFAVRYILPWLTPTDWWNRAFYKFLSMFGVTYRGVSPIVGTAAGFDGRIQGGDRLPDGKLWLTSRNTGIISTTVQALCVGSSHHLLLFSGEHSEEQTNALEYAKEKVLSAVSFRLDVHFIYRKAKDEPAIALNDYYIWPSELVEETLLKRFGFSEQSLPGYVFVRPDGYVAHIGPLSTLDEFLSFLRKHFVAPVEEAESVAEYHSTFEDDSSDELGLETQNDSTFGASEWSTDCASSTQLNWSTGHDSTSERHFRPLSFSSPSA; this is encoded by the exons ATGGACGACAACCCCAAGGTCGAGAATCCCGCCACAGATTGCGATGTCCTcatcgtcggtggtggtccTGTTGGCATGGCATTGGCCTTGGAGTTGGTATTGCATCAGGTGTCTTTTCGAATC GTCGACAAACTAcacgctccctctcccacgaGTCGTGCTCTGATTATTCAACCTCGAACACTGGAACTATTCAGTCGCTATGGCGCTGCCGAGGAGCTCATCCCTCGTGGACGTATTCTCCAGGGCATGGCCCTTTGCCTTGACGGCAAACCAGCAGGTGCCATTGCGCTCAACCAGTTCAAGGCCAGCGATACCAGATTCCCGCTACCACTTAACATCTCTCAAGCCGAAACGGAACGCTTTCTCCTCGAGTCGCTGTCTTCTCATGGTGTCAATATTGAACGCTCCCTTACCGCCACCAGCATTGTCCAGGATGACAAAGTCATCACCACACAATTGCAAAGTCACGATGGGAAAGTGGAAGCTGTCCGCTCCAAGTACGTCATTGGCTGTGATGGTGCGCGATCTGTTGTTCGTCAAGCAGGTGAAGGCATGGTTTGGAAAGGGTCGAGCTACCCGCAATCTTTTCTACTCTGCGACGTCCAAATCAGGAACAACCTCCGCCGACAGGACCAAGGCTTATTGCAGATTTCCCGAGAGGGAATGTTTGCCATATTTCCCATTCGTCAAGACCTCTTTCGTATTGTGGTGTCAGGTCCGGCGGCCACGTTTGACCAACAGGGTGATACCAGTTCAGTGCCCACTCTCGAACATTTCCAGTCATTGTTCGACAAGTTCACCCCTCCAGGCTCAGGGACTTTGGAAGACCCGGTGTGGATCAGCAGGTTCCGACTACACCTCAAAGGTGTCAACAAATACCGCGACAGGAGAATCtttgttgctggtgatgcagcTCATATCTCTTCCCCTGTCGGCGGAAAGGGCATGAACACCGGAATTCAGGATGCCATCAATCTGGGATGGAAACTAGCTTTTGTTTTACAGGGACAGGTTCAAGATCCAGACGCCTTCCTGGACACATACCACATCGAAAGACATCCCATTGGACAAGAGCTTTTGTCAAGTACGGATCGAATGTTCA CATTCATGACCAGCACCAATCGCTTTTTCATACCCATTCGCAACTTCGCAGTCAGGTACATTTTGCCATGGCTCACCCCCACAGATTGGTGGAATAGAGCGTTCTACAAATTTCTGTCCATGTTTGGTGTCACATATCGTGGAGTGAGCCCAATCGTTGGAACTGCCGCAGGTTTCGATGGTCGAATTCAGGGAGGGGACCGTCTGCCTGATGGAAAGCTCTGGCTGACATCGAGAAACACGGGAATTATTTCGACCACCGTACAGGCACTCTGCGTGGGCAGTTCCCACCATCTTTTGTTGTTCTCTGGAGAACATTCCGAAGAACAGACCAATGCGTTGGAGTATGCCAAAGAGAAGGTGTTGAGCGCGGTTTCTTTCAGGTTGGACGTGCACTTTATCTACCGAAAGGCCAAAGATGAACCTGCAATCGCCTTGAACGACTATTATATCTGGCCTTcagagttggtggaggagacacTCCTTAAACGATTCGGCTTCTCTGAGCAGTCTCTGCCTGGGTATGTGTTCGTTCGGCCGGATGGATATGTGGCTCATATTGGCCCTCTCTCTACACTGGACGAAtttctctctttccttcGCAAGCATTTTGTTGCCcctgtggaggaggccgaaTCTGTTGCGGAGTATCATTCGACTTTTGAGGACGATTCGAGTGATGAGCTTGGCCTAGAGACTCAGAATGATTCGACCTTCGGAGCCTCGGAGTGGAGTACTGATTGTGCCTCGTCTACTCAGCTTAACTGGAGCACTGGGCATGATTCGACTTCTGAGCGCCACTTCAGGCCCTTGTCgttttcttctccctcggCTTGA